DNA from Candidatus Cloacimonas acidaminovorans str. Evry:
TATAAAAGGATATGATCAAGCGATTCCCCACGCAGTTTGGCTGCCTTAATACTGATATCCAAAAGTTCCTTGATATGAGTTTGCCCGATAAATTCCTTTAAGGTTCTGGGACGTAGGGCTCTATCCAGCTCTACATCTTCATTTAATTTATCGGGATTATTGATTCTTTCCAGCATTAGTTACCTGTTATTTTCGCTATTTCAGCAATCCCAAAATTTTCATAACTTCCAGTCGCCAAACCATCCAGGCAGCTTCCCAAACGATTTTTCGGCTCATTTTAGAGACGCCGTTTTTGCGTTCCGTAAAGACAATTGGGATTTCTTTGATGTGAAAACCTTTCACCCAAGCTCTAAAATTCATTTCTATCTGAAAGGCATATCCATCGGAGAGGATTTTATCCAAATCAATATTTTCCAGAACCTTACGCTGAAAACATTTGAATCCGCTGGTTGGGTCTTTAACAGGCATCCTGGTAATTGTGCGGACATATTTACTGGCAAAGTAACTGATTAGCAATCTTTTGATAGGCCAGTGAATAATATTTACACCTTCACAATAGCGACTACCAATTACTAAATCGTATTTTTTGGCAGCATTTAGCAAGAGAGGAATATCTTCAGGATTATGAGAAAAATCGGCATCCATCTCCATAATGTAATCATAGTCCCTTTCCAACGCGTATTTAAAACCTGTAACATAAGCAGAACCAAGACCCATTTTTCCTGGACGCTCCAGTAAATGAATGCGGGGTTCGGAACTTTGCATAAATTTAACTCTTAACGCAGTGCCATCTGGAGAGTTATCATCAATCACCAGCACTTCAATTGTTTCGCTTTTGGCTAAAACCTGTTCCAAGAGCTTTTCAATATTGTCTATTTCGTTATAAGTTGGTATAATTATTAGTGTTTTCATTGTTTATCCAGATTATTTTCCAGCAATTGGGGTTCGGGAACTTCGCTAAATGGCTTTGCCGGATTTCCTGCCACGATTGTTTTAGCGGGAACATCTTTGGTAACAACCGCTCCCCCTGCAACAGTTCCATCACTATGAATTGTCTTTCCTGGCAGGATTGTAGCGTTAACTCCTATCCTGGAACCAGTCATCATCGTTACTCCTTTGAAATGTTTAAAGCGTTCTTTATCGCGACCCATATAATTATCGTTACTTGTTGCTACACAAGGAGCTATAAAACAATAGTCACCAATTTCCGAATAGGCAGTAACATAGCAGTTTGTTTCCAGTTTATTTCTGTTGCCTATATGCACAAAGTTCTCAATTGTAACATTTCTGCCGACTATGTTTAAATCGCCTAAAGTAACATTTTCCCGAATAGTTGCCAGATCAGCAATCAAATTACGGTTACCGATTGTGCATTGACAATAAATAATTACATTGCTGCCAATCTGGCAAAAATCCCCTATTTCTGTGCCTTTCAGGTCTGTTGGCACTTTAAAAATACTGCGTGGAGAGGAAAGCGGTTTTTTGCCAATTATGGTTCCATCATCTATCCGGCAGGCATTTCCGATTTTTGTATCCGGATGAATAATAACATTATGCCCTATCAGACAGTCATTTCCAATCTGGACTCCTGCCATAATAACGACATTATTGCCCAAGGTTACATTCATTCCAATTTTAGCACTTTCGTCAATAAACCGGTTCATTCGTCCTCCCTTTTTTTACTTAATACCATTTTTTGCTTGATAAGTTTTAAGGCAAGAAAAAAAATGGATTTATGGAAAAATATATAGCTGATTTCTGCAATTATCTTGCTTTGGAAGGTAAATCGCCCAGAACGATTACTGCCTATAAGCTGGATTTGGAACAATTCCATTCATTTATTCAACGCTATTTTGAAAATGGCGAAGTGGATATAAAAGGAATTACCGTTCTTAATATTCGGGATTTTTTCCGCTTTCTTAATGAAAAACCTGATTGTAACCGCTCTTTAGCGCGT
Protein-coding regions in this window:
- a CDS encoding acyltransferase gives rise to the protein MNRFIDESAKIGMNVTLGNNVVIMAGVQIGNDCLIGHNVIIHPDTKIGNACRIDDGTIIGKKPLSSPRSIFKVPTDLKGTEIGDFCQIGSNVIIYCQCTIGNRNLIADLATIRENVTLGDLNIVGRNVTIENFVHIGNRNKLETNCYVTAYSEIGDYCFIAPCVATSNDNYMGRDKERFKHFKGVTMMTGSRIGVNATILPGKTIHSDGTVAGGAVVTKDVPAKTIVAGNPAKPFSEVPEPQLLENNLDKQ
- a CDS encoding polyprenol monophosphomannose synthase, whose translation is MKTLIIIPTYNEIDNIEKLLEQVLAKSETIEVLVIDDNSPDGTALRVKFMQSSEPRIHLLERPGKMGLGSAYVTGFKYALERDYDYIMEMDADFSHNPEDIPLLLNAAKKYDLVIGSRYCEGVNIIHWPIKRLLISYFASKYVRTITRMPVKDPTSGFKCFQRKVLENIDLDKILSDGYAFQIEMNFRAWVKGFHIKEIPIVFTERKNGVSKMSRKIVWEAAWMVWRLEVMKILGLLK